Genomic window (Gadus macrocephalus chromosome 13, ASM3116895v1):
TTGTCTTGCTCGTTGTCATGTAACAGTTCCGACAGGCGCCGGCGCCTGCGGAAGTTGATGCTGAACTGATAGAGTAATCCACTGTCGAAAAAGTTGTGTTTCTTTAACactgggggtgagaggggggaagggagggcaAGGGAACAAAGGAGAACCACGTCACATTTGAGGCCTAATGGTATTCATCAGGGAGTGGACAAGCTTTTTCCTTCTGTTCTAAATGACTCCCTTTTAAACACATTACTAACTGAAAGGTATTATgggataataataatttaaccGATGCTTGTTCCTGTAATGACCTGGTCATTACATGTTAACCTATGCCATGTTCCTGTAATGACCTAGTCATAACATTCTATCCTAGGCCATGTCCCTGTAATGACCTCGTTATAACATTTTAACCTATGCCATGTTCCTGTGATGACCTGGTCATGAAATTTTAACCTATGCCATGTTCCTGTAATGACCTTGCCATAACATGTTAACTGATGCCATGTCCATTCAATTACCTGGTTATAAAATGTTAACCTATGCCATGATGTAATGACCATGGTCATACAATTTAAACCCATGTTCCTGTAATGAGCTGGTCTTACCATGTTGGAAAATGCCATGTTCTTGCAAAGCTCGGCACAGTTCCACTCCTTGTTTCCGGCTTTCCACTTCAGCATTCTGAAGGAGCCAGTCAATCAGATGGCAGCCAGGAAAGCAGCGCTGATATATAACACCGTGCTTCTCTCTCTGCTGCAAGACCGAGTCCTTAGCTACAATAAGGCTGtggaaccaaacacacacatacataattcCAAGGCTTTCATTAAAGAACACAAATCGCTTTACATTTGGAAAGATACAAGTAATCATCTATTTCAGAGGACATTTTGCACAATAAGCAAGTGTACAATCCAATTTTAAGACCAATCCATTAAACATTTTCAACATTACATTTGCTCAGAAGTGTGCAGCTTTACTCTCCCTTCAGAATCCACAGGGGAATGTCTTAACGTAAGCATTTTTGCTCTCAAATAAAGTGATTGCTTGGCCAAATGAAGCTGCTCTTACTGTTCATACAATCTTTGTCCCAGCATAAAGACCTTCACTTCTTTATTGAAGGGAAACGTGCCATCATCTTTGCGGAAACGGTAGAGAAGTTTTGCATCCTTGAACACAGGTCGCTTGTCACACACTGAGAAAATTAGAAACACAATCCCAATGAGCCTTCAAATTGACATCGCTCTATTCTGTTCTATTGAATTACAGGGTTTGCATTTTTTTCTTACGTATCAGCGAGGCCTAAAGGCCATTTCCTATGAGTGTAACCTTGAGCAAGGAATCACCTGGGTGCTTCCTGCTTACCATGGTGAACAATGTCATGGTCCATAAGATGCTGCATGAGACAGATTGCTGTGGCACGATCCGGTGCCTCCTTGTGAACCACAAGCCAGTCTGTGAGCTCTTGGGCCACAAAGCAGTTGGGGTACGTGCGCAAATGGTATCGCCGTTCCTTAACGAGCTTGCAATCGTGGAGCCTCAACCTTGGATTTGAAAAAGACTGTCAGCAACGACTTTAACCATTAACCTGGACACCTCAGTCACCAAAAAGAGGATCCAACCTGGATCGTCCTCAGCAAGCCATATTCAGATATTGGTAATATGTAGATGCACAAAGTAATGCCTAACTTAGGGTCATACAATTTTTTCCTCTTCCTTCGCCCCATACCTGAGTTGCTCTCCAGCAATCATCACCTCAGCCTTGTGTAGTCGAACCATGGTTTTTCTCCTATTACTGCTTACATGATCCATGTCTCTTTGCTTCTCTTTCTGGCCAGCTATGTTTACCAAATAGTCATTGAAACTGTCATGTGGGAGAAATGTGTTGTGTATACAGCGAGTTAGAGCTGAAAGGATCTGGGGGAGGGGTGGCTAtggaggcaggggagggggtAAGGGAATGATAGGGAGGTGAATATTGGGAAATATTTTAGCCCATTTGTGTAAGCTCTTTGTTTCACAGCAGCAGTTATGGTCAACACCACCGGGTGTCAGTAGTGGTCCTTTTTTGCGCAATCACAAAGGAACCTACACGTGTTAGCGAATTGTTTTTCACATATTTAAGGAAGTAGAAATTACAGACTAATGCATAAATTAAGACTATTTTACACGTGGGATTTTTAAGAAGGTCAGACAAGCAAATTCAGCTACCTAAGTCATTCTGAACCAGCCTAGTAGGCATAGTGAATGCCGGGCTACGAGGTTGTGGTAAAGcagaaaaatatgtaggctactgtataCAAACAAGCAAATTAGGCTACTGGGATCACATTTGACGTTTTGAGACGGATACATACACCAAACGTGTACAGCAAAACACCATCGACTGATTAAATTGCACAAAGATAATATAACATAGGCTAAGGCTTAGATATGCCAAAAGGTAAAACCACGAATATCGACAAAGGATTATGGCAGCAGACCAGCCTATGGGGTTCGACTGGGATTTAGTCGATATTCTCACCATCACATGTTAAGGGTCTGAAAATACTCTCGCATCAGCTTTTATGCAAATGCCCTGTGCGTGGTCTCATTGGAGAAGAGCTCGGAGGTGTAGTCTACAACGCCTGACGTCACGTCAATGCAGCTTTATGAAGAAAGTGCGCTTCACGCGAAAAGGCAGAGGTAGCACACGCACGATTGTGCTCTTTGAGATTTCCGTGGACTAACTTTACCCTCCGAAAAGCCCATCGCTTACAGTACAGATGACCCACTAGTTGGTAAGGTGGAACCCCTtacgcatgtttttttttatttgtagacATATTGCGATATATCTTTTTTGGAACTTCATTCTAAAGCATTGCGTGTTTACTGCATTACAGAACTGTGGGTATTCGGAACTCCGGGCGGAAAAAAAAGCAAGCTTGCAATGAATATGTCAGCCGATGCGCATTTGCATTTGGGACTTCAGAAAACACCGATGGATTTTGTCAGCGAATTCGACTTAGCCGTTAGTTCGATGAAGTTCGGCGTCAAGAAGGAGACAATGCATGGGGGGGATCGTTCATTTATTGGACCGTGCAATCAACTTCAAAGACCAGAATCTGCCTCCACCACTCCGGGCAGCACACCTTCCAATTCGGTCCCCTCGTCGCCCAACCTCAACCCAAACGAGCAGAGGAACAACCCGGGCGGTGAACAGTTTTGGATGTCTAACAACGGAGGTTACTCCCAGCAAATGTATCCTCAGTCTTTTGGTCTGACACCCGAGGACGCCATGGACGCCCTCATTGGCACAACGGTGCAGGCCAATCCATCTGCGCCCCACGGCCACCAGCCCCCCTTCCCCGCTGAATTCGAGGGGTACGGACAAATGAACGAGCACGTCCCGCATTACCCCGGACACCTCCGTCAGCCGGACGCCCTGGTGGGCCACGCCGAGATGCAAGGTTTGGCTAACACACAGTGCCACTATCCGGGGGAGGACGTCGAGAGCTCGGCTCCCCATTCGCCAGAGTCCCAGGACATGGTCCTGGGCgcgcaccacctccaccacagcaGCAGTCGCCACGACAGAAGGTCCAACGGCGACATGCAGTTCTCGGACGATCAACTAGTGTCCATGTCCGTCAGGGAGCTGAACAGACACATCCGAGGGATGACCAAAGACGAGGTCATGCGTCTCAAGCAAAAGCGTCGGACCCTGAAAAACAGAGGGTATGCCCAGTCGTGCCGCTTCAAGCGTGTTCAGCAGAAACACGTCCTGGAGCACGAGAAGACCAGCCTGGCCTCGCAAGTGGAGCAGCTGAAGCACGAACTCAATCGATTGGCCCGCGAGAGGGACGCCTATAAACTAAAATGCGAGAAACTGACTTGTGCGAACGGCTACCACGAAACGGGGTCGACCAGCGACAACCCTTCCTCGCCCGAGTATCTGATGTGAGTGAACTTTTTGCAGCCCTGGCCTATTTTCCCTAGGCGCCCCCTGTAAACGGTTGCCTATAAAACGTctgtacaaaaaaataacgcaTTTATGACTTTATCTATAGACCAtacaatataattataataaggtGGATCGAGTTGCAACTCTTATCGTTCAATTGAAAAAAGGAATCATGCGTCTACCTGAAGAATCACCAAGCATGCATGCGGGACATGTATGGGACTTTTTTATATTCCATATATCATACTCTTACCTGTATTCTATCTGAATGGAGATACTTGAAATTGATTTAACTTGGCGAATACTCAATTTATTATTTACGCAGGACATCTGATTttggctttcttttttttgtttgaattcctttcttcttcttctttttgtctTTAGCATTCTTGATTGCTTAGGTTTTGTCAAAATTGTTCACATTAATCTTATCTACTCAATATAATTATCTAGAGATTAAATGTCAATTTTTTTATGACGCTGGTTCTGCTGGACGGATTGGTTCCTGTTCTTtctatgataaaaaaaaaaagaaatatgcaAGAAGGAAATAATAGGGATTTGCAGCATTGACAAGAATtgttttgtatttaaattgttttTCATCAACTATGGATCAATAAAGCCATTTGACTTTGTAAATCTGTGTCTCATCATATATCACCTGACAGGGTTAATCAATAATATAGGTTACAATGAATATTTAACCCACATCATGATTTTAtattaggcctattattattTCAAAATCTAGACAAATAAGTTACACTGCTCAGAGGTGTGTTCCAGAAAGAGCTGTAAAGTGGTTTAATTGAGATAAGGAGACCTATAGCTTTGTAAGTACGCAACAAAATATATTGGTCAAACATATATTAGACTTTATATTTGAAGTTCCCCCTTAAAATTAGTCAAAAAAATCAATACGATTTGATACACCAATCATATGGTGAAAGACAGCCATTACCAAAGTGTATACGTTTTAAATATACTGCAGGATGGCtgcatgttttattttacaACCTAATATGCAGTAGGCCAATTTACTGAGACATGCTTACGTGAACAGACAAGAACAGCTTCACAATTCAGGAGGTGAATCAGAGAACAGCATGGTCATCTGCTGCCACAGTGTAGtgcaatgtttttatttatacccttgtttgttttttgtttttaatgggGGCCGGGCAGTAGTGTAAATGAAAGAGTTCGTGGCCCTCTCCTTTCCCTCTGACCTTTGGTCTCTGTGTGGAGGGCttcctggaccccccccccccccctccctgcacacacacacacacacacacacacacacacacacacacacacacacagacttgggCACATGAAAAGCAAAGAGGCGTGAGTGACAGGGGCTGTGTGGCTCAGATAGTATGAGGTGGAAATCAGCCTTCCCCTCTGTTGCCTtcctcagacagacaggtcaccTTTGCATTCattacagagaggaagagagaaacgACAACCACAGCACATTGCTCTGCAGATTACCAGGTTTTTGTCTTTCTGATTTTATCTACATGACATCAGTTTTATTCTGCAACTGATGGACTTTTGTTTCACTTACACTTAATACACTTGTAATAATATTGAAACCTTGAATAAACAAATGTAAACAAGCCAACAAACCTATTGAGGCAGCCCTCAAATTGTCCAAGCTAAGAGCTGGTGTTGTTCATATTGAAGATGAATGATGCTTCCATGGTGGCTTTCAACCTTCAGAaaatgcttcttttttttttcttcatgtaaaatgtgttgttattattatgtttgaaTATTTTAGTTTGTTTTAATATTACGTAGACCGCTCTTGGGaagggtttatgtgtgtgtgtgtgtgtgtgtgtgtgtgtgtgtgtgtgtgtgtgtgtgtgtgtgtgtgtgtgtgtgtgtcagtgtgtgtgtgtgtgttactgtgtgtgtgtgtgtgtgtgtgtgtgtgtgtgtgtgtgtgtgtgtgtgtgtgtgtgtgtgtgtgtgtgtgtgtgtgcctgtgtctgtgtgtttgtgtgtgtgcgtgtgtttgcgttatACACTATTGTCAGTGACCTCAAACAGGCCTGGAAACCATGTTTCTCTTTTATGAGTGACCTTTGACAGCTTTCACCTCACCTCTTTTGTTCAGTGAAAACAGCTCCAAATACCCACCACAGGTGCCCGACGCATGCTCCTGTATCGCTAGGCCTGCACCCGGGAGGCCCGCAGTCAGATTGGCTATTGTACTGATTTTGAAAACTGTAAAAAGTTTATAATAAATCTACGTGATACTGTACATTAATTGTGGCTATTCAGTTCATTCATTTTAAGGTGGGTCTGTTTGTGAACGTCTTATAGAACGATTATAAATGTGAGCAGATTATAAATATGCTTATAATATAAATGGATACAAAATACGCTTTAATATGCGTCTTTTTTTTGTAAGACAACTTGAACAATTTCGCGGAAACAACACCTGCTAAAACTGAGGAACACAATCATTTGTTATAGAGGGTAGTACTAAATATGACGTCTAAAGACGTGTGAACATTTGTGAGGAAAGAAATGTTACACCTTTTTGAATTGACCTTAACCGCAACCTTAAAATGTGTTAACCGTTAACAATTATAATACTTTGCACCCAAATGGAATCAGAAAAACGTTAAGCAATAAAGGCCAAATCTGCGTGTAGTGattatttgtgtgtattgtcgtgtgtgtttgtgtgtctgtctgtatgtgtgtgtctacacaccAGCATGTGTCATCCTTAAAAGATGTACATGttgtggtgtgcatgtgtgctcatTGCATGCACGGCATCACGCGCCGGCTAACGGGCAGCCGCGGCGGGGCGAGGCAGGAGAAGTGGAATATTGGAGAGGACAGCGGTTTGTGGTCCTGTATCACAGCATGCGGGGTGCCATTGGAGAAACGATTAGCCAGCTCTTTTTCCTCGCGTGTGATAGGCTGCCGGCCCTGATGTAGGAGCCAGGCAGCGCTCCCCCACCGCCAGCCTCCTCCCCGCCACCAGCAGCCAGCCTGAGCCCTGAGCGCCAGAGGCTGGCTACTGAGTCAGCAGCAGGGGAAGGTGTCTGCATGGCTGGGTCATATGATCACAAGAGATAGccggagacagatagagagcgTCGTCACAATGCTCGTGAAAAAAAGCGCCTCGCTCACAGGATTGGGGACGAATTAGACATTGCCGCATAGATGAATTTGTTCACGGCCCGCGGTCGCCTATGTTATAGACGGGGATAGAGGGATAGCTTCAACCCCGCCGTAGAATAAATGGgccgtgctgttgttaggacAGAGAAAATAATTGAAAGACGGTGACCTTAGGTTGGTGGTGCTCCACGGAGTTGAGTGAGTTTGGATGATTTTTCATGAGCCCGGTTGTGTCTCAGACagtggacacagacagaggaaTGTTGGAGAGGCTGACCATTGTGTAGGGAGAGGCAGGAGGAATGCAGGCTACACTGACACCAGtcaatacagccaggggcctcCGGCCAGCAGCGAGGGGGACCGCTGGCAGGATCAGGGGACGCCACGCAGCGATATTACCCATCACTCAGATCTGTCATATCCCGCCCATTGACAATGTCGATTGTAGCAGGTCAACTATTCAAACAAACCTCCTTGTTTTTGAGGCCTACTGACATTAGGCAGTCCATAACAGATAAGGTTGAGTCCAGTAAATGATTGCAAAATGGCCTCCCCGGATTACAGCTGATAGGATGATAGGAGCGGAATGAGTGGATCTTCTAGCCAAATTCGGCATCGTCCAAATCAGCCCTAATTCAAACAAACAACAGCAGTCACTCACTgatttgtgtgtttgccctTCTGACACGTACTTTGGGTACGTGTCAGCCAAGCAGACATTTGACCCCAGCCCTGCTAAATAACAGGACAATACCAGTCCCCAGCTGTATGTTTTACCTCTTATTGTGCAATGGCTGGGGCCTGCTCAGAGAGCTGCATGGAGGACAGGATGGAAGGGGGGGGCTTCCTCTTTCACTTCCTATATGAGGGTCCAGTCAAGTGACTCTTTGTGCGACGGTTAGGCTCTGTGACACAGGAAAAACACCGCACCGCTGGCTGCGGTTTCCGATCAGGATGTCCACTCGCTGCTCCGCAACAAGTTGTGACACAGTGAATCACGCCGTGGTCAGTGGCCTCACGCACGCAcgacgcatgcagacacacacacagacacggcaATCGGTACCGCGTGCAGGCTGCGGGCCTCCTCTCGACGTGCACAAACaatctccctatctctccctctatctccctctgtcaCTCAAAATTTTTCAATTTCTTCAATTGAAATAAAGGCAGAGTGCCTCATTGTCTCATCAAATCATCCAGTTACGTGACTCCTGGATTGGACTGTGAAGGTATTTCATTCATTGCCGCTCACTGTGGTCGTATAGTGATTACATTGGCACTGCTGTAAACGACTATGGCCCGCCGTCACATGACGCCCTCATCCGCTCCTCACGGAGTGGATTAATGTGTAGCCCCGGCGCGGCAATAAAAGCTCCGTTGCTATCTTACTGGCTGCTTTAGGGCACCCAGCAAGCTCCGTGGCTATCTTACTGGCTGTTATAGGGCACCCAGCAAGCTCCGTGGCTATCTTACTGGCTGTTATAGGGCACCCAGCTAGCTTCCTGGGGACCTGTTGTTCAGCGTGTTGGCGCATGAGCCCCTGTGATATGATAGGACGGCCCTCTGATAAAGATCCCTGTCACGTTTGACTGAGCGCTGCCCGGGAGGGGATTTGACGAGGTCCTGTACCACAAGAGACTGGACTTTGGAAACAGTGCAGCGGCTGACCTCCAGAATGTAATAATTATACAGGTAGTATACTTCACAGGGCTTCAGGAATGCCGTTAAAACATGGCCATGTTGGACAACAGAGGAGGAAAACAACTGAATGTTTATAAGGCATTAAACCTCAAGGCCAAAGTAGGAATTAGCTGAGATCACTGCTCGTTGAAATGCTCCTCGTTTTAATCTTGGTGACGACTGCACACCatgttccttttctttttcttttccgtGTAGTGCTGCAGTTTGAATTGCACAACAGAGGGAGCCAGCAGAAAGttgaaacatgtttttttaatgaaccAAGCACGACGACGGGGAGTGAGACCGCAGTCAAAGAGTCGAAAGGCGACCATTTTGAGAGAAGagtcagagtgagtgagtgaagtagagtgaggaagggagaggaaaggaagtgGGGAGTGCGTCCGAGAAATGAGCTAGCAGGTCTGCTTTGCTCGGGCTCAGCGGCCGTAAACAAGTGGGGTAGGAAGGGAAGAAAGGGAAAGGGgatgaggggaagagagaaagaggggagaaagGATCAGGCATTTGCCTGCCATGTCATTCTCTGCTAGGATTTCCTGCTCTGTTTTATGGGGGTCATGCAGCTGGCAGGCGCCCTCCTGTTTCTGTCCGTAATGATGACAAGCGTCCATTAGTGCACTGTAGAAACAcgagccaaccccccccccccccgccacacacacacacacacacacacacacacacacacacacacacacacacacacacacacacacacacacacacacacacacacacacacacacacacacacacacacacacatacacacacaaatgcaacacTCGCAATGGCCTCTTCCCTTTCCACAGCTCCTGGCCCCAAGCGCTGCCTAACTATCTATAGGGCAGATAATTGTGGCTCTCGGTTGCTTTTGGCAGAGGCTGTGCTGATCAGGGGGGACTGAGCCTCTGCTCGGACGCCGGCCTTGGGTTCTCGGCTGACTGATAAAGTAGTGGTCTGTAGTCTGTCTCCTTATTGTCCACCAGTCTCCCCCCCTGGACAGGTGAAGGGGACTTTGGCTTTTTGGCATGAGGGCTTTCGTATGAAACATTAAACTGTTATCACTGCTGGTGAGAGATTAGAAAAAAAACGGTTATGTAATGAGAGGTGTAATTTGACCGTGACCTACTGCAGCCTCGTTTAAGAACAACACAGCTATCTCACTCCAAACTGTTTAACATTAAAACCGACACAGGCATAGACATTCTCAACCCAATCCCACTAATGGTTGCACTACGAGGAATGCATTGGTACTATGGGACTTTTCCTTTAGATATGGTCAATGTCAATTTACATTGAACATATCAAAAAGAAACTCAAGAATTTAACATAACCCGAGGGGATATGAAAAGGTGGTTCGAGAGACGGCCATTTAAACTGGACCTGCTGCTCACTGACTTCTTCAAAGCCTATATCATTTCTAAGAATACAAACGCTAGGCCTTGCAGTTGTGGACAtcggtgtgtgtgagctgtAATCATTCATGTTGGTTGTACTGAGACTCGGTGGAACTGGGTGTGTCTCCCTCCAATGTGTCATGTTAACAGCCCTCTTATGTAACTCCTGCTACTGCTTCTTCTCCGCGTTCCTTGAAAATGGGATTTGAAGTTCTCCATTCCGGTCTTACACACAACGGTTACTTTGCCCATAATTACGTTGTGATTCCATCTACCCCACGCATTTGTCTCCGCTGTCAACGTGTGTAAAAATGGATCGCGAACTTGACACTTGCCTAATTATATACTGCTCATTCTTAGGATTTAAAACTGTGAATCTGGTTAGTTCTGTCATTGGGCCATCAGTTGA
Coding sequences:
- the si:dkeyp-97e7.9 gene encoding DEP domain-containing mTOR-interacting protein isoform X1, whose product is MDHVSSNRRKTMVRLHKAEVMIAGEQLRLRLHDCKLVKERRYHLRTYPNCFVAQELTDWLVVHKEAPDRATAICLMQHLMDHDIVHHVCDKRPVFKDAKLLYRFRKDDGTFPFNKEVKVFMLGQRLYEHLIVAKDSVLQQREKHGVIYQRCFPGCHLIDWLLQNAEVESRKQGVELCRALQEHGIFQHVLKKHNFFDSGLLYQFSINFRRRRRLSELLHDNEQDNEEGPSVPTLEDVQPDSLFVLHKTPQEDYTGFNSGNDGKQVISGPRGSLSGLQFLASGFCPFANLSTTPPGRYNPQSVLRRNLTCEELLSPGAPFSKRVLTVIGDALGWGFVVRGMAPCYVQAVDPGSPAAAGGVKIRQFICQVNGECVLNLDYRTVSRLVMTGPRTVVLEVMEPLE
- the si:dkeyp-97e7.9 gene encoding DEP domain-containing mTOR-interacting protein isoform X3; this translates as MDHVSSNRRKTMVRLHKAEVMIAGEQLRLRLHDCKLVKERRYHLRTYPNCFVAQELTDWLVVHKEAPDRATAICLMQHLMDHDIVHHVCDKRPVFKDAKLLYRFRKDDGTFPFNKEVKVFMLGQRLYEHLIVAKDSVLQQREKHGVIYQRCFPGCHLIDWLLQNAEVESRKQGVELCRALQEHGIFQHVLKKHNFFDSGLLYQFSINFRRRRRLSELLHDNEQDNEEGPSVPTLEDVQPDSLFVLHKTPQEDYTGFNSGNDGKQVISGPRGSLSGLQFLASGFCPFANLSTTPPGRYNPQSVLRRNLTCEELLSPGAPFSKRVLTRHGPLLCPGCRPWESSSSRWS
- the si:dkeyp-97e7.9 gene encoding DEP domain-containing mTOR-interacting protein isoform X2 is translated as MDHVSSNRRKTMVRLHKAEVMIAGEQLRLRLHDCKLVKERRYHLRTYPNCFVAQELTDWLVVHKEAPDRATAICLMQHLMDHDIVHHVCDKRPVFKDAKLLYRFRKDDGTFPFNKEVKVFMLGQRLYEHLIVAKDSVLQQREKHGVIYQRCFPGCHLIDWLLQNAEVESRKQGVELCRALQEHGIFQHVLKKHNFFDSGLLYQFSINFRRRRRLSELLHDNEQDNEEGPSVPTLEDVQPDSLFVLHKTPQEDYTGFNSGNDGKQVISGPRGSLSGLQFLASGFCPFANLSTTPPGRYNPQSVLRRNLTCEELLSPGAPFSKRVLTVRGDWGCIGLGLCCQRHGPLLCPGCRPWESSSSRWS
- the mafbb gene encoding v-maf avian musculoaponeurotic fibrosarcoma oncogene homolog Bb, translated to MNMSADAHLHLGLQKTPMDFVSEFDLAVSSMKFGVKKETMHGGDRSFIGPCNQLQRPESASTTPGSTPSNSVPSSPNLNPNEQRNNPGGEQFWMSNNGGYSQQMYPQSFGLTPEDAMDALIGTTVQANPSAPHGHQPPFPAEFEGYGQMNEHVPHYPGHLRQPDALVGHAEMQGLANTQCHYPGEDVESSAPHSPESQDMVLGAHHLHHSSSRHDRRSNGDMQFSDDQLVSMSVRELNRHIRGMTKDEVMRLKQKRRTLKNRGYAQSCRFKRVQQKHVLEHEKTSLASQVEQLKHELNRLARERDAYKLKCEKLTCANGYHETGSTSDNPSSPEYLM